The Lysobacter panacisoli genome includes a window with the following:
- a CDS encoding alpha/beta fold hydrolase — protein sequence MFAVLLLSGRAFAAPQEFNGLQVEVIGKGRPVVMIPGLNSGADTWRETCAALQADRVQCHLVQLPGFAGLPAAKDASRDAWLADMRDRVLAYIEARRLRNPVVMGHSLGGELGMQIAIAKPELLDRLVVVDSLPFFPAATNPAATPDATRPMADGMRRQMLAQDSAAYRAGTVAAVKGMAQAPERIETLVRWGEASDRTTTAQAMYELMTIDLRPQLSTIRTPTLVLGAWAGYAQYGATRESTEAIFKREYANLPGAKIALSDAGLHFLMWDDPKWLQAQVRGFIDAAPQAGM from the coding sequence ATGTTCGCCGTCCTGCTGCTGTCCGGCCGCGCGTTCGCGGCCCCGCAGGAGTTCAACGGCCTGCAGGTCGAAGTGATCGGCAAGGGCCGACCGGTCGTGATGATCCCCGGCCTCAACAGTGGCGCCGATACCTGGCGCGAGACCTGCGCGGCGCTGCAGGCCGACCGCGTGCAGTGCCACCTCGTCCAGCTGCCTGGCTTCGCCGGCCTGCCGGCGGCCAAGGACGCCAGCCGCGATGCGTGGCTGGCCGACATGCGTGATCGCGTGCTGGCCTACATCGAGGCCCGCCGCCTGCGCAATCCGGTGGTGATGGGCCACAGCCTCGGCGGCGAGCTGGGCATGCAGATCGCCATCGCGAAGCCGGAGTTGCTCGATCGCCTCGTCGTGGTCGATTCGCTGCCGTTCTTCCCTGCCGCGACCAATCCCGCCGCGACGCCCGACGCCACGCGCCCGATGGCCGACGGCATGCGCCGACAGATGCTCGCGCAGGATTCCGCCGCCTATCGCGCCGGCACCGTCGCCGCGGTGAAGGGCATGGCGCAGGCGCCGGAACGCATCGAGACGCTGGTGCGCTGGGGCGAAGCCAGCGACCGCACCACCACCGCACAGGCCATGTACGAACTGATGACCATCGACCTGCGCCCGCAACTGTCCACCATCCGCACGCCGACCCTCGTGCTCGGCGCGTGGGCCGGCTACGCGCAGTACGGCGCCACCCGCGAATCCACCGAGGCGATCTTCAAGCGCGAGTACGCGAACCTGCCCGGCGCGAAGATTGCCCTCAGCGACGCTGGCCTCCACTTCCTGATGTGGGATGATCCGAAGTGGCTGCAGGCGCAGGTGCGGGGATTCATCGACGCTGCGCCGCAGGCCGGCATGTAA
- a CDS encoding sensor histidine kinase: MTRNELRFVCVNSLYGIAYAAMNVLFFSQFARLDASAWMVSIALGFGVWAVTSTLRIVAVRRQWLERGNGRFALILAASIVLGALATLLFTTLLLNAADALGWIVLPGRSSLAQMVGYWTNIAIIIGLWVAFWAGWQALGRYRHGEIARLRAESQRSALELDALRARLNPHFVFNALNNVRALINEDPARARETVTRLSNILRHALEHSQRDWATLGEEIAVVDDYLAVESVHYEERLRVRRDIDANALDAKLPPMALQLLVENAIKHGIANQPGGGDLTLSARREHGRLRLEVGSPGRITVDPSRRGVGLAYLRTRLQRADAPGTFELLQDDTRVLARLELPQ; the protein is encoded by the coding sequence ATGACCCGGAACGAACTGCGCTTCGTCTGCGTGAACAGCCTCTACGGCATCGCCTATGCCGCGATGAACGTGCTGTTCTTCTCCCAGTTCGCGCGACTCGACGCCAGCGCATGGATGGTCTCCATCGCGCTCGGCTTCGGCGTGTGGGCGGTCACCAGCACGCTGCGCATCGTCGCCGTGCGCCGGCAGTGGCTCGAACGCGGCAACGGCCGGTTCGCGCTGATCCTCGCAGCGAGCATCGTGTTGGGCGCACTGGCGACGCTTCTGTTCACCACGTTGCTGCTCAACGCCGCCGACGCGCTGGGCTGGATCGTGCTGCCCGGGCGCAGCAGCCTCGCGCAGATGGTCGGCTACTGGACCAACATCGCCATCATCATCGGCCTGTGGGTGGCGTTCTGGGCGGGCTGGCAGGCGCTGGGCCGCTACCGTCACGGCGAGATCGCGCGACTGCGCGCCGAATCGCAGCGCAGCGCGCTCGAACTCGACGCCCTGCGCGCGCGGCTCAATCCGCACTTCGTGTTCAATGCGCTCAACAACGTGCGCGCCCTGATCAACGAAGACCCGGCACGGGCGCGCGAAACCGTGACGCGCCTGTCCAACATCCTGCGCCACGCGCTCGAGCACAGCCAGCGCGACTGGGCGACGCTCGGCGAGGAGATCGCGGTGGTCGACGACTACCTCGCGGTCGAGAGCGTGCATTACGAGGAGCGCCTGCGCGTGCGCCGCGACATCGACGCGAATGCGCTCGACGCCAAGCTGCCACCGATGGCGCTGCAACTGCTGGTCGAGAACGCGATCAAGCACGGCATCGCGAACCAGCCCGGCGGCGGCGACCTCACCTTGAGCGCGCGTCGCGAGCATGGGCGCTTGCGACTGGAAGTCGGAAGCCCCGGTCGAATCACGGTCGATCCGTCGCGTCGCGGCGTCGGCCTCGCCTACCTGCGCACGCGCCTGCAACGCGCGGATGCACCGGGCACGTTCGAACTCCTGCAGGACGACACTCGCGTCCTCGCCCGCCTGGAGCTGCCGCAATGA
- a CDS encoding LytR/AlgR family response regulator transcription factor, giving the protein MSARPVRVLIVDDTRLARQELRTLLAAIPDVEVIGEADDVPAARAAIESSRPDVVLLDIQMPSGTGFDVLDGLESTPSVVFTTAYDTYAVRAFETNALDYLVKPVEPARLGEALQRARARLAAPEPIMEPRGALGPDDQVFLREGERCWFVAVREIVRIVVDGNYARVWFRDECALLGRSLSALESRLDPAMFFRANRNTLVNLRMVKAVDLAVHDGYELELRDGSRVDVSRRQARELRERLAL; this is encoded by the coding sequence ATGAGCGCCCGTCCCGTGCGCGTGCTGATCGTCGACGACACCCGACTGGCGCGGCAGGAACTGCGCACCCTTCTCGCGGCGATTCCCGATGTCGAAGTGATCGGCGAAGCCGACGACGTGCCGGCGGCGCGCGCGGCGATCGAAAGCTCCCGGCCGGACGTCGTGCTGCTCGATATCCAGATGCCGTCCGGCACCGGCTTCGATGTGCTCGACGGACTGGAATCCACGCCGTCGGTGGTGTTCACCACGGCGTACGACACCTACGCCGTGCGCGCGTTCGAAACCAACGCGCTCGACTATCTGGTCAAGCCGGTCGAACCGGCGCGACTGGGCGAGGCACTGCAGCGCGCGCGGGCGCGACTGGCGGCACCGGAGCCCATCATGGAACCGCGCGGTGCGCTGGGCCCCGACGACCAGGTTTTCCTGCGTGAAGGCGAACGCTGCTGGTTCGTCGCCGTGCGCGAGATCGTGCGCATCGTCGTCGACGGCAACTATGCGCGCGTGTGGTTCCGCGATGAGTGCGCGCTGCTGGGCCGCAGCCTGTCGGCGCTGGAATCGCGCCTGGACCCGGCCATGTTCTTCCGCGCCAACCGCAACACGCTGGTGAACCTGCGCATGGTCAAGGCGGTCGATCTTGCCGTGCATGACGGCTACGAACTGGAACTGCGCGATGGCAGCCGCGTCGATGTGT